The DNA segment CCTGCCAAGGACAGGATCGGGGCCATCACGGATATCAAGTATTTCAAGCCGATTTAGGAGGGATGCCATGGCCATTACCGAGAGGATTGCCAAGACTACTGATCTTGGTGCTTGGAGAGGAGAAATCCCCATGGAGTACATTTACACCATGGGCAGGGCGGGAGAGAAATTCTTTAGAGCCATCAAGGAAAAGGGTCAGCTACTAGGAACGCGCTGCGAAAAGTGCGATCTGGTTTATGTGCCTCCGCGCATATATTGCGAGGAATGCATGGCAAGGCTTGAAAATAACTATCTCGAGGTAAGTACAAAGGGGGTAGTCCACACTTTTACCCTCTGCTATGAGGGTATAGATGGAAACAAACTGGACAACCCCCAACTTGTTGCCATGATCAATTTGGAGGACACAGACGGGGGCCTGGTCCACTTCCTTGGAGAGGTAGAGCCCAAAGACGTGTATATTGGTATTCCCGTGGAGGCTGTCTTTAAACCCAAGAAGGATCGCCGAGGCGACATCCTAGACATAAAGTATTTCAAACCCATCTGATCCATCTGGCGGTGGGGCCGTGCACCCACCGCCTTTTTTCTTGCCTTTCCCCTGATTTGCTCTGGAGTTCCTCCACTGAACAGATCCAAACAGACGGGCAGGTAAAAGAGAGCCCTCCAGGGCCCCCCAATACCTTTGTCAAAAAAAGTACCCCTCTCAAAAGCTCATGGCAGTGAAGGCTTGGGTATCAGAAATCATAAAGAGGTTTTCCCCCCTTTGGTGATCCCAGTTGTGAATAATCCTGGCTGAGGATACTATTGACAAGACCGGTATGATCCGGAAGCCAGATTGGTGCACTTCAGGAGGTCCTCCAGAATGTCTGATTTGCTTGCTCTTGCGAATCAAGTTATGGCTGCACAACCCTTTAGCGTATTGGTGGGCGCGGAGATTACCCAGTTTGGCCAAGGCAAAGCCGAGCTGAGTATTGAACTGTGCGAGAAGCACCGCCAGCAACACGGCTTTGTGCATGGAGGTGTTCTTTCATATGCGGCAGACAATGCGCTTACCTTTGCTGCTGGAAGCGCATTGGGCCCGGCTGTTGTCACAGCCGAATTCAAGATCAATTACCTTCGCCCAGCCCTGGGGGAAAAGCTCATAGCCCGGGCCAGTGTGATTCACGCCGGGAAAACCCAGGCTGTATGCTGCTGCGAAGTTTTCTGTGTCAAGCAAAATACTGATTATCTATGCGCCATTGCACAAGGCACAGTAAACGTTCTTTCTAACCCCAATTCTTCACAATGAGTGAAAAATGCGGGCTGACCTCATGGGATTTCCGGATGAATCCATTTATGCTCAAACGCACTTTGAACTTCCCTCTGGGGTGGCCCTTGGGTTTAGAACTTAAGATGGCTAAATGTACCGGAGGATTGGGGGCGCAGTCTTCCATGTGGAAGGCCATTAAAAATATCCGGCCCAGGCAAAGCGGCTGGAGAGCCTGGTTGCATCAGCCAAGCTCATTCAACGAGACAAATGGGCTTGCAGGCCGGGCCCCAAGGCCCAGGCTGAACTCAGAGGCTTTGGGATTTGGAGTCGGGCCTGGTACTCTAGGCCAGTGGATAGGCACTCATGGATGCAGGTCACAAAGGCCCTTTGGCAAATGAGGAAGGCCTTATGAGGAAGGGAACAAGGGCTGTGGAGAAAGAGAGAGAAAGGCAATGAGGGATCTATTCTATCCCAAGAGTGTGGTGGTGGTCGGAGTCTCCAACTCCCCTACCAACATGGCCAGGGGAATCGTCTTTAACCTCAACGAATGCCGCTTCAAGGGAGTCATCTATCAGGTGGGCAGAAGCGGAGGGGTCTTCGCAGGAAGGCGCATCTATCCTTCGGTCCTACAGGTGCCCGACGAACTGGACATGGCTGTGATACTGACTCCGGCCCATACCATACCGGGCATTCTGGAGGAGTGTGGTCAAAAGGGGATAAGGAGGGCTGTCATAGAATCAGGAGGGTTTAGGGAGTATGGAGAGGAGGGAAAGCGCCTGGAAGAGGAAATCTTGAGGGTCTCGGCCAAATGGGGGATACGATTTGTAGGGCCCAACTGCATAGGAATTATCAACATGGAAAATGGCTTTAGCACCCCTTTCCCTCCCATAGGAAGAATGGTCAAGAAGGGGGACATATCTGTCATTACTCAAAGCGGGGGAGTTGGGATCTCGGTCTTGCATCTGTTGGCCAACGAGGGACTGGGGTTAAATAAATTCGTTTCTGTGGGCAACATGCTGGACATCCAGACAGAGGAATATCTGGAGTTCCTGATTCAAGACCCCAACACCCGGTATATTTTCCTGTACCTGGAAGGCATACGCCAGGGCCGAAAACTCATGGAAGTGGCCAGGCGCTCTCCCAAGCCCATAGTGGCCTTCAAGGCCAATATCGGAAGGATGGGAAAGAGGATAGCATCCTCGCATTCGGCCTCTCTTTCCAGCGACGACCGGGTGGTGGAAGCCGCCTTCCGCCAGGCCGGGATCATACGTGTTCACGATGCCACCACCCTGGGCAACGATCTCAAGATCCTGAGGCTGCCTCCCATGAGGGGCAGGAACCTGGCCATCATGTCTCGATCAGGCGGTCATGCGGTGATCGCAGCGGATGCCTGCGAGACCTCTGGACTCAATCTGGTGGAGTTCCCCAGAGATTTTCTGGAGCAGATAGAAGCGCACTTCAGGGCCTCGGTGATCAAACTGACCAACCCCCTGGACCTGGGTGACCTTTTCGACATGGAGGTATACGCCCAGATAATAGATGAGACCCTGGCACGCCCCGAGGTGGATGGAATGGTCTTCCTCCATACTTTTCACGCTGCCCTGGAAAGCCAGCCTTCCAGGGAGCTATTCTCCAGGGTGATCAGGCTTTCCCAAAGACACGACAAGCCCGTGGCGCTCTATGTCTCCACCGAAGATCAGGAGGTGAGCCACCTCAAGAAGAACCTGGATTTTCCGGTCTTTACCCAAGTGGTTGAAACCATAAGGGCCTTGGAATTGAATAGATGTTACCACGCCCAAAAAGAAAGATTGGAGGCCCAAGAGCCCCAAGCCTCCTTAGAGGCAGACACGCGGAGGCTCAAGGAATTGGTGGGAAGAGCCCTTTTGGAGAAAAGGGACCTTTTGTTACATGAGGCTTTGGAGCTTCTGGCCCTTTGGGGTATACCGGTTGTCAAAGGAGTTGTGGCAGCCTCCAAGGAGGAACTGCTGCAGGCTGCTGAAACAGTGGGTTATCCGGTGGTCCTCAAGGTGGTCTCCCAAGAGATTTCCCACAAATCGGATGCCGGCGGGGTGGTCCTGGACCTTCGGGACGGACAGTCCCTTAGCCAAGCTGTGGAAGAAATGGAAAAGAGGCTCAAAAGAGATTTTCCCAAGGCTCAAATAACAGGTTACATGGTCCAGCCCATGATTGCTGGAGGCAAGGAACTGATTTTGGGAGGTACCCAAGACCAGCAGTTCGGGCCTGTGGTGCTGGCTGGCATCGGAGGCATATTCGTGGAGGTCTTGGGGGATGTTTCCTTGAGGGTGGCTCCCATCTCCAGGCTGGATGCCCAGGAGATGCTCCAAGAACTCAAGGGCTTTCCAGTGCTAAAAGGGGTAAGGGGCGAGAGTGCCTCGGATCTGGATGCACTGCTGGAGATGCTCTGCAGGCTTTCGGGCCTCATGTGTCAGATGCCTGAGATTCAGGAACTGGATATGAACCCCGTGAGGGTTTTCCCCTTGGGGCAAGGTGCTTTGGTCTTGGATGCAAGAGTGATACTCAAAAAGTGAAACTGGCAGGGGGAGATGAGTATGGACACTGTGGAAAAATATGCCAAATTCGTAAACACTGCGATGGTGGCCAGGGTGGAGCCTGTGGTGGTGGACAGGGCCCAAGGAGCCACGTATGTGGATATCTCTGGGAAAGAATACATAGATTGCTTCTCAGGAATAGCCGTGACCAATGCCGGGCATTGCCATCCCAGGGTCATAGAAGCAGCCAAAGCCCAGATGGAAAAGCTGGTGCACTGCTGCTCCTATGTTTATTACAGCCAGCCTACAGCGGATTTGGCTGAGAAGCTTGCAGCCATCACACCTGGAAGGCTGCAAAAGACCTTTTTTGGAAACGGCGGGGCCGAGGCCATAGAGGGAGCTCTAAGGCTGGCCAAGCAGTTTACGGGAAAGACAGAATTCATAGGGCTCCAGGGATCTTTTCATGGCCGCTCCTATGCCACCTTGAGTGTCACAGGTAACTGCGGCCGAAAAAGGAGAGGGGGACCGTACATGGCAGGCTGTACATTTCTGCCCGCCCCTTACTGCTATCGCTGCTTCTATGAGCTGAAATATCCCTCCTGCCAGCTTCGTTGTGCCAGAGCCCTTGAGGAGATAATCCTGTACAACACATATGACTCGGTGGCCGCCTTCATAGCCGAGCCTGTCATGGGCGAAGGTGGGATAATCGTGCCTCCTGTGGAATTCTTCCAGGAAGTGGAGAAGATCCTCAAGAAACATGAAATCCTTTTTATTTGCGACGAAGTACAGACCGGTTTCGGCAGAACAGGTAAGATGTTTGCAATAGAGCATTACGAAGTGGAACCCGACATAATGGCCATGGCCAAAGGCATAGCCGACGGGTTCCCCCTCAGTGGTTTTATTGCCAGAGAGGATGTGGCCGACTCATTCAAGCCCGGGGATCATCTCTCCACTTTCGGGGGCAATCCTGTGTCCTGTGCGGCGGCTTTAGCCAACATACGGGTCTTGGAGGAGGAGAAGCTGGTAGAGGCTGCAGCGCAGAAGGGAAAGTGGTTTCTGGAGAGATTCCAGGATCTGGCCTCCAGACACAGGCTAATAGGAGATGTTCGCGGCAAAGGGCTCATGATAGGCCTTGAGCTAGTAAAGGACCCATCCAGCAAAGAGCCGGCTGCAGAAGAAGGACGCCGTCTGCGCCAGGCATGCCTGGAGAAAGGATTGCTGGTAGGTCTGGGGGGAACCTTTGGAAATGTGATCAGGATCCAGCCTCCTTTGGTCATAGAGGAGGCTCAGATGGAAGAGGTGCTAAGGGTTCTGCAGGAGGCTCTCTACAACCTCTGAAAAGGAAGGCCAGGCAAGGACCCGGGAGATGGGGGTGTCAACACTCGCCTGCATGAAAGCTTAGAAAACAGGGGGACACAGATGATGAAGGGCAAAGACTTGGTTTTTTTGTGTATCATATGGGCCTTGGCAGCCCTGGGATCTCCTTCATGGGCCGGCCAGGGACTGGAATGGACTCTTCTTCAACAGGTCAAGCTTCCGGCCGAGCCGCTGGATGTAACCATATCCCAAGACGGCCAGTGGTTTTTTGTGCTGACACCGGGCCAGGTGCTTGTTTTTCAACCCGGAGCCAAGGAACCCATGTCCCGAATGGATGTGGGCAAGGAATTTGACAGGCTGGCCCATTCTGCAATCCATGATGCCCTCATACTAAGCAGCCGCTCCGCCAAGAGCATGGAGCTCATTCGCCTTGAGTTCATACAGGATGTGGCCATAGAAGGCCTTCCTTTCAGAGGCAGCGACAAGGCATCGGTGACCATAGCTGTTTTCGATGACTACCAGTGTCCTTACTGCGCCAAGTTGGAGCCCCAATTGAAACAGTTACTGGAGAGATACCCCCAGGATGTCAAGTTGGTGATAAAGCAATTTCCTCTTCGAAGTCATCCTCAGGCCATGAGGGCAGCCAAGGCAGCCCTGGCCGCCCACAGGCAGGGTAAGTTTTGGGAAATGCATGAGAAGCTTTTTCAGAAGCAAAATGAACTGAACGAGGCCAAGATAAACGAGATAGCTCAATCCATCGGGCTTGACATGAGCAGGTTTGAAAAGGACATGACAGATCAGGACATAGAGCGCATGATCCAGCAAGACCTTCAAAATGGCTTTCAGATCCGGGTGCAAGGTACCCCAACTGTTTTTGTAAACGGCAAGCTGGTGCGCAGGCCTGATTTTAGAAGCATCTTGGAGCTGGTGGAATCGGAGCTCAAGAAAAAGAAAGCCTCTTGACCCGCGTACTTGGTGCTTGAATATTGATGCGGCCTGAGTTGGAGCTATCCAGAGGCTAGCTTACTCATTCTCAAATCCAGTTTTTTTCTGTGGGGGTCATCCATGGCCTTGGCCAATTATCAGGGCAAAAGGAGAGGTTAAGGTGGGGGCCGGAAAGCCAAAAAAATTAAGAGAAGTGGGAAAAAACGTGGGGTTTGTGAGAAACAAAAGGGCGAAGATGAACCGGAGGAAGTTTCTGGGCCTTGGGCTTGCAGTTGCGGGAACTGCCCTGGTTGGACCCGTAGTTTTCATCCCCAAGGCAAGGGCTTCTTGGGCTCCCAGAAGCCAGGTGCATCCCAATGTGGACCAACTCCTTGTGGTAGGAGTAACGGATCCTCTCATGACAAGAGGGCTGGAGCCCAGTTGCAGTTGGAGCAGGCAGGAGGAGTTGGTCGTCCCACAGCGCATCTTTGAGAACATGGACAGGCTTGCCTGCGCCCTAAGCCGTTTGAGGGACCCTGTACAGGCCTGGAAACAGATCTTTGTAAAGCCTCCTGGTAAGGCCTGGTCAGAGACAGTTGTGGCTATAAAGATCAACAACATAGCTCTTCAGCATACACGGAGCCCAGTGCTGGCCAAGGTGTGCCAGGTATTTGTGGATTTCTTAGGCGTAAAGCCATTGAACATCAATGTTTATGATGCCATTCATGGGAGCAACATGAAGGAATCCACTCCCTTCAAGGGTATCCCAGAGGGTGTCAGGATCCAAAATGCCTGGGAGGGTGTGAACACAACCGTGAATGTCCCGGCGCCTTGGAGAGACGGGCAGTCCAAGAGTAAATGCATAAAACATCTGGTAGATGGAAGTGTGGACATCTTGGTGAACATAGCCTTATGCAAGGGCCATAGCTCCCGATTCGGGGGCTTCACCATGAGCATGAAAAACCATTTGGGAACCTTTTCACCCAGGCCAGCGCATGAGGATGGCAGCCAGGACTACCTGATCGCCATAAACAAGACCCCTGAGATTCTAGGGCCCATGGATGGCAGGTCTGGAAAGGTGCTCTTTCCTCGCCAACAGCTCTGCATTCTGGACGGCCTTTGGGCCAGCAAGGGGGGCCCTGGAGGCAACCCCACTCATCAGCCCAACTTCCTAGCCATGGGTGTTTTTTCTCCTGTGCTGGACTATGTGGTGGCCACTCAGTTCAGAGGGGAGCAGATGGGCTGGAAGCCCGAGATGGAAATGACTCAAAGGATGCTATCGGATTTTGGCTACAGCCCTCTGGATTTGCCCGACGGCGGCAAGATCCTGGAAGCAGGCTAAGATCTGGGGCAACTGCGCTGCTCACCCAGGCGGAATCACCCGCTGAGGTAGGCCACCCAAGCCCTTGGGCTCTGCCTGGTAGCTCAAGAAGCTCAAATGCCATGGGAGGTTTAAACGCAGCATTTAAGGCCGCTGTGTTCTGGAGTGGTTTAGGACCAGGTGAGTGGGAAACATCATTGAGTTGGTTTGCCCAAGAGCCATTCAGGAATAAAAAGGGCTGGCCGGTGAACTTCAGGATAGAGCCTTGAGTTCTTGCCAGGGGTCTCATCCTTGATCACAGGGGAACCATGGATTCAAATTTGAAGTCTCCAGCAAAACAGACCTGGGTGTCCAAAGTCAAGAGCCTGTGGCAATGGCGCCAATTCCATGAAAAGCCCGGAGTTGTTTCTGCCTGGTGTACACTCATGGGCCCTTTGCTTGCCTGGGCAACACCGGCCAGGAGAAGAACACTTCTGGCCCTGGGCGGCCTTTTCATGGCGCTCAAGTATGTTCTTAAGTCCACGGCAGGAAACACCCTCTGGAAAGGTTCAGGGCAGTATTTGCCAGATCTTGCAGCAGCCCTGTGGGCAGTTCTACTTGTTTTGCTCTTGTTTTGGTTCTGCTATTACTTGGCATCAAATTTCCAAAGGCTTCCAAGTGTTTTTAGAAAAAGTCCTCAGCTTTTTCTCCACGGGTTGTTTTGGGCAATCTTGTTTGTCATTTGGGCAAGCTCTCCTGGAGACGGACTTCCTGGAGGCCTCCTCATCGGGCTTGCCATGATGCTTCCCTTTTTCCTCTGGCGCCTGGGTTACATGTTTCTCTCAGGCCAAAGAGGCAGGGTATCTGGCACCAGATTCAGAGATCACCTGATGTACCTGTGGCCCCTTTACGGGGGATCCAACACTCCCTACGGAAAGGGTCTGGACTATCTATCCAGAACCGAGGCCAAAGATCCCCAGGCCTTGGCCCGCAGTCAGCTGGCTGGTTTGAGGCTACTGATGCTGGCCGCTCTCTGGATGGTTGTCAAGGAGGTACTGAATGCAGTGGTTTTTGGTGCTGACAACAGCCTCAGACAGGCCATGGGAGGGTTGAGCCTGGAGGTTCCCAGATTGAGTTTCTTGTTGGTGCACCCTGATGGGGGATGGGGAGGGCTTGGTTGGTTGAGTGTTTATGGGGAACTTTTCATGAACGTGCTCAACCGGGCGGCTAAGGGCCACGTGATCATAGGGATTCTTAGGCTTTTCGGTTTTTATGTTTTCCGAAACACCTACAAGCCCTTGCTGGCTGAGACCGTAGTTGGATTCTGGAACCGATATTATTACTATTTCAAAGAGCTTCTGGTGGAGTTTTTTTTCTATCCCACCTTCGCCAGCTGGTTTCGAAAAAGCCCCAAGTTGAGGCTTTTTGCAGCAGTTTTCATGGCAGCCTTTGTGGGCAACATGTATTATCACCTCATAAGAATGACAGGGGAGCTGGTGGCCGGGGATTTCAGGGCCATATGGTCTGCCTTGCACCTCAGGATAGTTTATTGTTTGATGTTGAGCACGGGGGTTTTTTTCTCTATGCTTAGGGAACAAAAAAGGATAAGGCAGGGGCCTTCACGAAGCCCCTTGAGACGGGTTATGGCCGTCTTTGGGGTCTGGAGTTTCTTTGCCTTCATAAACATCTGGAATCAAAAGGGCGCGGGCAGCTTGGAGTCCACAGTCAGGCTCCTCATGGGACTTGTGGGACTGGGCTGAAACTATTTGGATAGAGGTGGGAGATGTTTCTGGATCTGAACGTAGGTGATCTGGTGGAACCCCTCAGCGGTCGTAGATGGGATAAAAAAGAAACGGCTGGCCAGGTGAGCAGACGCGCGGCCAGGTTTCGAAAGATGGGTCTGCTGCCTGGGGACAGGGTTTTCATTCTCTTCGGGAACAAGCCGGAGTTTTTCGCCGAGCTTCTAGCAGTGTGGAGGATGGGAGCCTGCCCCATACCAGTGGACAGCAGGCTCACCCCTTTCGAGGCCGAGAACCTGGCCAAGGCGGCCAGTCCCAAGATAGCCGTGGTAGATGAGAATTCCACATCCTCCCAGACCGCCCAGGCTCTCTCGCGCCTGGGGGTAATGGTGGTACACACCCTGGAGAACTCCCCAGAAGAGGATTTGCCCTCGTATGTGATGCTGGAGCAGGATGCCCTCATGCTTTTCACCTCGGGATCCACGGGAGATCCCAAGGGGGTGGTCCACACCCACCGCTCCTTGAGAGCCAGGTGGATCTCTCTGAGAGATCATCTGGGGCTGTCTGCTTTTAAGAGAACCCTCTGCATTCTGCCCACACACTTCGGCCATGGCCTGATTTGCAACTGCCTTTTCCCGTGGCTTTCGGGCCAAGATCTCTACATTGCTCCCCCCTTCCGCCACGAGCTGGTCATGCGCCTGGGTAAGCTCGTAGATGAGAACGAGATAACCTTCTTATCCTCGGTTCCGGCCATATGGAGGATGGCCCTGAAGTTGGCCCGCCCCCCAGAGAGGGGAACCCTGGCTCGGGTGCATTGCGGATCGGCTCCCCTTTCGGCTCACATGTGGGAGGACATAAGAAAGTGGGCCGGCACCCGTCACGTTTGCA comes from the bacterium genome and includes:
- a CDS encoding thioredoxin domain-containing protein, coding for MMKGKDLVFLCIIWALAALGSPSWAGQGLEWTLLQQVKLPAEPLDVTISQDGQWFFVLTPGQVLVFQPGAKEPMSRMDVGKEFDRLAHSAIHDALILSSRSAKSMELIRLEFIQDVAIEGLPFRGSDKASVTIAVFDDYQCPYCAKLEPQLKQLLERYPQDVKLVIKQFPLRSHPQAMRAAKAALAAHRQGKFWEMHEKLFQKQNELNEAKINEIAQSIGLDMSRFEKDMTDQDIERMIQQDLQNGFQIRVQGTPTVFVNGKLVRRPDFRSILELVESELKKKKAS
- a CDS encoding class I adenylate-forming enzyme family protein, whose amino-acid sequence is MFLDLNVGDLVEPLSGRRWDKKETAGQVSRRAARFRKMGLLPGDRVFILFGNKPEFFAELLAVWRMGACPIPVDSRLTPFEAENLAKAASPKIAVVDENSTSSQTAQALSRLGVMVVHTLENSPEEDLPSYVMLEQDALMLFTSGSTGDPKGVVHTHRSLRARWISLRDHLGLSAFKRTLCILPTHFGHGLICNCLFPWLSGQDLYIAPPFRHELVMRLGKLVDENEITFLSSVPAIWRMALKLARPPERGTLARVHCGSAPLSAHMWEDIRKWAGTRHVCNAYGITETGSWVAGLSDASVPAEDGLIGPGWGAVVRVLKSNEVQGALDPELCCDVGEEGFVWLNTPALMRGYFNREDLTSENVVNGWFRTGDKGFLDERGWLTLRGRVRDEINKGGMKVFPSDVDCVVERFHATVDVCTFAIDDPLYGQNIGMAVVLSDKGEDTIRSLYAWMKEHLAEAKLPVRWWLMEEIPRTSRGKVNRDSVKASCEGRSPLDLAGILARGKGP
- a CDS encoding PaaI family thioesterase, translating into MSDLLALANQVMAAQPFSVLVGAEITQFGQGKAELSIELCEKHRQQHGFVHGGVLSYAADNALTFAAGSALGPAVVTAEFKINYLRPALGEKLIARASVIHAGKTQAVCCCEVFCVKQNTDYLCAIAQGTVNVLSNPNSSQ
- a CDS encoding Zn-ribbon domain-containing OB-fold protein; this translates as MAITERIAKTTDLGAWRGEIPMEYIYTMGRAGEKFFRAIKEKGQLLGTRCEKCDLVYVPPRIYCEECMARLENNYLEVSTKGVVHTFTLCYEGIDGNKLDNPQLVAMINLEDTDGGLVHFLGEVEPKDVYIGIPVEAVFKPKKDRRGDILDIKYFKPI
- a CDS encoding DUF362 domain-containing protein codes for the protein MNRRKFLGLGLAVAGTALVGPVVFIPKARASWAPRSQVHPNVDQLLVVGVTDPLMTRGLEPSCSWSRQEELVVPQRIFENMDRLACALSRLRDPVQAWKQIFVKPPGKAWSETVVAIKINNIALQHTRSPVLAKVCQVFVDFLGVKPLNINVYDAIHGSNMKESTPFKGIPEGVRIQNAWEGVNTTVNVPAPWRDGQSKSKCIKHLVDGSVDILVNIALCKGHSSRFGGFTMSMKNHLGTFSPRPAHEDGSQDYLIAINKTPEILGPMDGRSGKVLFPRQQLCILDGLWASKGGPGGNPTHQPNFLAMGVFSPVLDYVVATQFRGEQMGWKPEMEMTQRMLSDFGYSPLDLPDGGKILEAG
- a CDS encoding acetate--CoA ligase family protein, whose amino-acid sequence is MRDLFYPKSVVVVGVSNSPTNMARGIVFNLNECRFKGVIYQVGRSGGVFAGRRIYPSVLQVPDELDMAVILTPAHTIPGILEECGQKGIRRAVIESGGFREYGEEGKRLEEEILRVSAKWGIRFVGPNCIGIINMENGFSTPFPPIGRMVKKGDISVITQSGGVGISVLHLLANEGLGLNKFVSVGNMLDIQTEEYLEFLIQDPNTRYIFLYLEGIRQGRKLMEVARRSPKPIVAFKANIGRMGKRIASSHSASLSSDDRVVEAAFRQAGIIRVHDATTLGNDLKILRLPPMRGRNLAIMSRSGGHAVIAADACETSGLNLVEFPRDFLEQIEAHFRASVIKLTNPLDLGDLFDMEVYAQIIDETLARPEVDGMVFLHTFHAALESQPSRELFSRVIRLSQRHDKPVALYVSTEDQEVSHLKKNLDFPVFTQVVETIRALELNRCYHAQKERLEAQEPQASLEADTRRLKELVGRALLEKRDLLLHEALELLALWGIPVVKGVVAASKEELLQAAETVGYPVVLKVVSQEISHKSDAGGVVLDLRDGQSLSQAVEEMEKRLKRDFPKAQITGYMVQPMIAGGKELILGGTQDQQFGPVVLAGIGGIFVEVLGDVSLRVAPISRLDAQEMLQELKGFPVLKGVRGESASDLDALLEMLCRLSGLMCQMPEIQELDMNPVRVFPLGQGALVLDARVILKK
- a CDS encoding aspartate aminotransferase family protein, coding for MDTVEKYAKFVNTAMVARVEPVVVDRAQGATYVDISGKEYIDCFSGIAVTNAGHCHPRVIEAAKAQMEKLVHCCSYVYYSQPTADLAEKLAAITPGRLQKTFFGNGGAEAIEGALRLAKQFTGKTEFIGLQGSFHGRSYATLSVTGNCGRKRRGGPYMAGCTFLPAPYCYRCFYELKYPSCQLRCARALEEIILYNTYDSVAAFIAEPVMGEGGIIVPPVEFFQEVEKILKKHEILFICDEVQTGFGRTGKMFAIEHYEVEPDIMAMAKGIADGFPLSGFIAREDVADSFKPGDHLSTFGGNPVSCAAALANIRVLEEEKLVEAAAQKGKWFLERFQDLASRHRLIGDVRGKGLMIGLELVKDPSSKEPAAEEGRRLRQACLEKGLLVGLGGTFGNVIRIQPPLVIEEAQMEEVLRVLQEALYNL